From Bicyclus anynana chromosome 18, ilBicAnyn1.1, whole genome shotgun sequence, a single genomic window includes:
- the LOC112043859 gene encoding aldo-keto reductase AKR2E4 isoform X2, with amino-acid sequence MFIFINFVLLFVVVYGDSVPACSAPVARLNDGHLMPRFGFGTWLGLDKYQLPVPVDGEAVQLAVLAAIDAGYRHIDTASIYDDEDQVGRAVNQKIADGAVKREDMFITTKLWNDRHASAAVVAALQESLQRLNLTYVDLFLIHWPFATETKNIRPYADIDYLETWRGMVEAKRLGLASSIGVCNFNLTQLRRLWDSHELKPAVLQVETNLNQQQPELRQFCHSRGVQVVGYTPFGSLFPDRAAPDAPPPRADDPQLLAIADRHNKTVPQVVLRYLFELGVTPIPKSVTKSRIEQNRDIFDFSLDEFDRQQLRSYHTGHRVVDLKIFSDANHYPF; translated from the exons atgtttatatttattaatttcgtgtTGTTGTTTGTCGTCGTTTATGGTGAT AGTGTGCCGGCGTGCTCGGCGCCAGTGGCTCGGCTGAACGACGGGCACCTCATGCCCAGGTTCGGTTTCGGGACCTGGCTCGGGCTCGACAAGTATCAG TTGCCGGTGCCAGTGGACGGCGAGGCGGTGCAGCTGGCGGTGCTGGCGGCCATCGACGCCGGCTACCGGCACATCGACACCGCCAGCATCTATGATGACGAGGACCAG GTGGGGAGAGCGGTGAACCAGAAGATCGCAGATGGCGCGGTGAAGAGGGAGGACATGTTCATCACCACCAAG CTGTGGAACGACCGGCACGCCAGCGCGGCGGTGGTGGCGGCGCTGCAGGAGTCGCTGCAGCGGCTCAACCTCACCTACGTCGACCTGTTCCTCATACACTGGCCCTTCGCCACCGAG ACTAAAAATATCAGACCCTACGCAGACATCGACTACCTGGAGACGTGGCGCGGCATGGTGGAGGCCAAGCGGCTGGGGCTGGCCAGCTCCATCGGCGTGTGCAACTTCAACCTGACGCAGCTGCGGCGCTTGTGGGACAGCCACGAGCTGAAGCCAGCCGTGCTGCAAGTTGAG ACTAATCTCAACCAGCAGCAGCCGGAGCTGCGCCAGTTCTGCCACTCCCGAGGCGTGCAGGTCGTGGGCTACACGCCCTTCGGCTCGCTGTTCCCGGACAGGGCGGCGCCCGACGCGCCTCCGCCGCGAGCTGACGACCCGCAGCTGCTGGCCATCGCTGACAGACACAACAAGACGGTGCCGCAGGTGGTGCTGAGGTACCTG TTCGAGTTGGGAGTGACTCCGATCCCCAAGTCCGTCACCAAGTCCCGCATCGAGCAGAACCGGGACATCTTCGACTTCTCGCTGGACGAGTTCGACCGCCAGCAGCTGAGGAGCTACCACACCGGCCACCGCGTCGTCGACCTCAAGATATTCAGCGACGCGAACCACTATCCCTTCTGA
- the LOC112043859 gene encoding aldo-keto reductase AKR2E4 isoform X1, giving the protein MFIFINFVLLFVVVYGDCPQSVPACSAPVARLNDGHLMPRFGFGTWLGLDKYQLPVPVDGEAVQLAVLAAIDAGYRHIDTASIYDDEDQVGRAVNQKIADGAVKREDMFITTKLWNDRHASAAVVAALQESLQRLNLTYVDLFLIHWPFATETKNIRPYADIDYLETWRGMVEAKRLGLASSIGVCNFNLTQLRRLWDSHELKPAVLQVETNLNQQQPELRQFCHSRGVQVVGYTPFGSLFPDRAAPDAPPPRADDPQLLAIADRHNKTVPQVVLRYLFELGVTPIPKSVTKSRIEQNRDIFDFSLDEFDRQQLRSYHTGHRVVDLKIFSDANHYPF; this is encoded by the exons atgtttatatttattaatttcgtgtTGTTGTTTGTCGTCGTTTATGGTGAT TGTCCCCAGAGTGTGCCGGCGTGCTCGGCGCCAGTGGCTCGGCTGAACGACGGGCACCTCATGCCCAGGTTCGGTTTCGGGACCTGGCTCGGGCTCGACAAGTATCAG TTGCCGGTGCCAGTGGACGGCGAGGCGGTGCAGCTGGCGGTGCTGGCGGCCATCGACGCCGGCTACCGGCACATCGACACCGCCAGCATCTATGATGACGAGGACCAG GTGGGGAGAGCGGTGAACCAGAAGATCGCAGATGGCGCGGTGAAGAGGGAGGACATGTTCATCACCACCAAG CTGTGGAACGACCGGCACGCCAGCGCGGCGGTGGTGGCGGCGCTGCAGGAGTCGCTGCAGCGGCTCAACCTCACCTACGTCGACCTGTTCCTCATACACTGGCCCTTCGCCACCGAG ACTAAAAATATCAGACCCTACGCAGACATCGACTACCTGGAGACGTGGCGCGGCATGGTGGAGGCCAAGCGGCTGGGGCTGGCCAGCTCCATCGGCGTGTGCAACTTCAACCTGACGCAGCTGCGGCGCTTGTGGGACAGCCACGAGCTGAAGCCAGCCGTGCTGCAAGTTGAG ACTAATCTCAACCAGCAGCAGCCGGAGCTGCGCCAGTTCTGCCACTCCCGAGGCGTGCAGGTCGTGGGCTACACGCCCTTCGGCTCGCTGTTCCCGGACAGGGCGGCGCCCGACGCGCCTCCGCCGCGAGCTGACGACCCGCAGCTGCTGGCCATCGCTGACAGACACAACAAGACGGTGCCGCAGGTGGTGCTGAGGTACCTG TTCGAGTTGGGAGTGACTCCGATCCCCAAGTCCGTCACCAAGTCCCGCATCGAGCAGAACCGGGACATCTTCGACTTCTCGCTGGACGAGTTCGACCGCCAGCAGCTGAGGAGCTACCACACCGGCCACCGCGTCGTCGACCTCAAGATATTCAGCGACGCGAACCACTATCCCTTCTGA
- the LOC112043859 gene encoding aldo-keto reductase AKR2E4 isoform X3, producing MFIFINFVLLFVVVYGDCPQSVPACSAPVARLNDGHLMPRFGFGTWLGLDKYQLPVPVDGEAVQLAVLAAIDAGYRHIDTASIYDDEDQVGRAVNQKIADGAVKREDMFITTKTKNIRPYADIDYLETWRGMVEAKRLGLASSIGVCNFNLTQLRRLWDSHELKPAVLQVETNLNQQQPELRQFCHSRGVQVVGYTPFGSLFPDRAAPDAPPPRADDPQLLAIADRHNKTVPQVVLRYLFELGVTPIPKSVTKSRIEQNRDIFDFSLDEFDRQQLRSYHTGHRVVDLKIFSDANHYPF from the exons atgtttatatttattaatttcgtgtTGTTGTTTGTCGTCGTTTATGGTGAT TGTCCCCAGAGTGTGCCGGCGTGCTCGGCGCCAGTGGCTCGGCTGAACGACGGGCACCTCATGCCCAGGTTCGGTTTCGGGACCTGGCTCGGGCTCGACAAGTATCAG TTGCCGGTGCCAGTGGACGGCGAGGCGGTGCAGCTGGCGGTGCTGGCGGCCATCGACGCCGGCTACCGGCACATCGACACCGCCAGCATCTATGATGACGAGGACCAG GTGGGGAGAGCGGTGAACCAGAAGATCGCAGATGGCGCGGTGAAGAGGGAGGACATGTTCATCACCACCAAG ACTAAAAATATCAGACCCTACGCAGACATCGACTACCTGGAGACGTGGCGCGGCATGGTGGAGGCCAAGCGGCTGGGGCTGGCCAGCTCCATCGGCGTGTGCAACTTCAACCTGACGCAGCTGCGGCGCTTGTGGGACAGCCACGAGCTGAAGCCAGCCGTGCTGCAAGTTGAG ACTAATCTCAACCAGCAGCAGCCGGAGCTGCGCCAGTTCTGCCACTCCCGAGGCGTGCAGGTCGTGGGCTACACGCCCTTCGGCTCGCTGTTCCCGGACAGGGCGGCGCCCGACGCGCCTCCGCCGCGAGCTGACGACCCGCAGCTGCTGGCCATCGCTGACAGACACAACAAGACGGTGCCGCAGGTGGTGCTGAGGTACCTG TTCGAGTTGGGAGTGACTCCGATCCCCAAGTCCGTCACCAAGTCCCGCATCGAGCAGAACCGGGACATCTTCGACTTCTCGCTGGACGAGTTCGACCGCCAGCAGCTGAGGAGCTACCACACCGGCCACCGCGTCGTCGACCTCAAGATATTCAGCGACGCGAACCACTATCCCTTCTGA
- the LOC112043858 gene encoding aldo-keto reductase AKR2E4 has translation MRSDAVFKCVCTFHRRQSHGAGDARESVGSVESVHTSEDMRLVICVAVLVAVAAAHRAPPHRVHQQAPQHEPPQPPPLLTPQSTCSAPVTRLRDGNFMPRFGFGTWLGFDENQVPIPVTDESVQLAVEMAIDAGYRHIDTASIYHIEDQVGRAVNKKIQEGVVRREELFITTKLWNDAHRREAVVPALRESLQRLNLTYVDLYLIHYPIATETKAFKPYADVDYLQPWPGMVEAHQLKLTKSIGICNYNKTQLQRLWDSHEVKPAVLQIETNLNLQQAELREYCHDNDIAVIGYTPFGSLFPNKLRPGAPPPRVDHPMLVAMAQKYNKTVPQIVLRFNYELGVTPIPKTVTKSRIYENLNIFDFTLDDFDRRDLKNFDTGFRVVDVKFFSDSPYYPF, from the exons ATGAGAAGTGATGCTGTATTTAAATGCGTGTGCACATTTCACCGGCGTCAGTCGCACGGAGCGGGTGACGCGCGCGAGTCAGTCGGGTCAGTCGAGTCAGTCCACACGTCAGAAGACATGCGCCTTGTTATCTGTGTCGCGGTGCTGGTCGCCGTCGCTGCTGCCCAT CGCGCCCCCCCGCACCGTGTGCACCAGCAAGCCCCGCAGCACGAGCCGCCGCAGCCGCCGCCGCTCCTCACTCCGCAGAGCACGTGCTCGGCGCCAGTCACTCGGCTGAGGGACGGCAACTTCATGCCCAGGTTCGGCTTCGGGACTTGGCTGGGATTCGACGAGAATCAG GTGCCCATACCGGTGACAGACGAGTCGGTGCAGCTGGCGGTGGAGATGGCCATCGACGCCGGCTACCGACACATCGACACCGCCAGCATCTACCATATTGAGGACCAG GTGGGAAGAGCCGTAAACAAGAAGATCCAGGAAGGCGTCGTGCGGCGGGAGGAGCTGTTCATCACTACTAAG CTGTGGAACGACGCGCACAGGCGCGAGGCGGTGGTGCCCGCGCTGCGCGAGTCGCTGCAGAGGCTGAACCTCACCTACGTGGACCTCTACCTCATCCACTACCCCATCGCCACTGAG ACGAAGGCTTTCAAACCGTATGCGGACGTGGACTACCTGCAGCCGTGGCCAGGGATGGTGGAGGCGCATCAGCTGAAGCTGACCAAGTCCATCGGCATCTGCAACTACAACAAGACGCAGCTGCAGCGCTTGTGGGACAGCCACGAAGTTAAACCGGCCGTCTTGCAAATAGAG ACGAACCTCAACCTGCAGCAAGCCGAGCTGCGCGAGTACTGCCACGACAACGACATCGCCGTCATCGGCTACACGCCCTTCGGCTCGCTGTTCCCCAACAAGCTGCGGCCGGGCGCGCCGCCCCCGCGGGTCGACCACCCCATGCTCGTGGCCATGGCGCAGAAATACAACAAGACTGTGCCGCAAATAGTGCTGAGATTCAAT TACGAGCTGGGAGTAACTCCGATCCCCAAGACCGTCACCAAGTCTCGCATATACGAGAACCTGAACATATTCGACTTCACCCTGGACGACTTCGACCGTCGAGACTTGAAGAATTTCGACACCGGCTTCCGAGTCGTCGACGTTAAGTTCTTCAGTGATTCTCCTTACTATCCGTTTTAG